In the genome of Pseudoglutamicibacter cumminsii, one region contains:
- a CDS encoding YhjD/YihY/BrkB family envelope integrity protein — translation MERSITADPDAKDAIEERMDNAGPIPAAGWKYIFGRALREFTRDGGMDMAAALTYRTVFAIFPALLAVVSTLGLFGQGEETTKLLLNTIEDVGSPEMAKVLEEPITGLTEGNGAGLFFVIGVLGAVWTSSNYVNAFSRSINTVYGVEEGRAAMFLRIQMYLITLALLFGAMICILLLLVSGDFASMIGGWIGLGPEAVTVWNILKWPVLIVVAIVMIGLLYNFTPNVRRPQVRWITLGATFALVAMALATAGFAWYLSNFANYNKTYGSIGGAIAGLMWIWIINCVLVLGAEVDVEAQRARQLTAGLEAEEQVLLPPRSTSGIKKKEKAYAKDVYEGRKLRAMTNPIGPEPVDPRRKKNRLKALASIGGVVAVLSMIRSASQTPPEDAEPSSDTDSSKE, via the coding sequence GTGGAGAGAAGCATCACGGCAGACCCCGACGCAAAAGACGCGATCGAAGAACGCATGGACAACGCCGGCCCCATCCCGGCGGCCGGATGGAAATACATCTTCGGCAGAGCACTCCGCGAATTCACTCGCGACGGCGGCATGGACATGGCCGCTGCCCTCACCTACCGAACAGTGTTCGCGATCTTCCCGGCGCTACTCGCCGTGGTCTCGACCCTAGGTTTGTTCGGCCAAGGCGAAGAAACCACCAAGCTGCTGCTCAACACGATCGAAGACGTCGGCTCGCCTGAGATGGCGAAAGTCCTCGAAGAACCCATTACCGGGCTCACTGAAGGCAACGGCGCGGGCCTATTCTTCGTGATCGGTGTCCTGGGTGCCGTGTGGACGTCTTCGAACTACGTCAACGCGTTCTCCCGCTCCATCAACACCGTCTACGGTGTCGAAGAGGGCCGCGCCGCGATGTTCCTGCGCATCCAGATGTACCTCATCACCCTCGCACTGCTGTTCGGCGCGATGATCTGCATCCTGCTGTTGCTCGTCTCAGGTGACTTCGCGTCGATGATCGGCGGCTGGATCGGCCTGGGTCCTGAAGCGGTGACTGTTTGGAACATCCTCAAATGGCCTGTTCTGATCGTGGTCGCGATCGTCATGATCGGTTTGCTCTACAACTTCACCCCTAACGTGCGCCGCCCACAGGTCCGATGGATCACCCTGGGCGCAACGTTCGCGCTCGTCGCAATGGCACTGGCGACCGCGGGCTTCGCGTGGTACCTCTCCAACTTCGCTAACTACAACAAGACCTACGGCTCCATCGGTGGTGCGATCGCGGGTCTGATGTGGATCTGGATCATCAACTGTGTGCTGGTTCTGGGTGCGGAAGTCGATGTGGAAGCTCAGCGTGCTCGCCAGCTCACCGCTGGTCTTGAAGCTGAAGAGCAGGTCCTGCTCCCACCACGTTCGACCTCGGGCATCAAGAAGAAGGAAAAGGCGTACGCCAAGGACGTTTACGAGGGCCGCAAGCTGCGCGCGATGACCAACCCGATTGGCCCCGAGCCAGTGGACCCGCGACGTAAGAAGAATCGTTTGAAAGCCCTCGCGAGCATCGGCGGCGTGGTCGCTGTGCTGAGCATGATCCGCTCGGCATCCCAGACCCCACCGGAAGACGCAGAGCCATCCTCTGACACCGATAGCTCCAAGGAATAA
- the purN gene encoding phosphoribosylglycinamide formyltransferase: protein MRAVVLLSGSGTNFQAVVDAVSAGRLTGVEIVAVGTDQPGAAGLHRADGLGAETFVVDPEDYDARAEWDAALASAVAGFEPDVVVCSGFMRILGAAFLERFGDRTVNTHPALLPSFPGAHGVRDALAYGVKVTGCTVHWVDAGVDTGPIIAQRAVEVREGESQDELHERIKVQERSALIEVLQGLADGAITFPSVGD, encoded by the coding sequence ATGCGTGCGGTGGTTTTGCTTTCGGGGTCTGGTACAAATTTCCAGGCTGTTGTTGATGCTGTTTCTGCTGGTCGGTTGACTGGTGTGGAGATCGTTGCGGTGGGTACGGATCAGCCGGGTGCGGCTGGTCTGCATCGTGCTGATGGCTTGGGTGCTGAGACGTTCGTTGTGGACCCTGAGGATTACGATGCGCGGGCTGAGTGGGATGCCGCGTTGGCTTCCGCTGTGGCTGGTTTCGAGCCGGACGTGGTGGTGTGCTCGGGCTTTATGCGGATTTTGGGTGCGGCGTTCCTTGAGCGTTTCGGGGATCGGACGGTGAACACGCATCCGGCGTTGTTGCCGTCGTTCCCGGGTGCGCACGGTGTGCGTGACGCGTTGGCGTATGGCGTTAAGGTCACGGGCTGCACGGTGCATTGGGTTGATGCGGGTGTGGATACGGGCCCGATCATCGCGCAGCGTGCGGTTGAGGTGCGCGAGGGCGAGTCGCAGGATGAGCTGCATGAACGGATTAAGGTTCAGGAGCGTTCTGCGTTGATTGAGGTTCTGCAGGGTCTTGCGGATGGCGCAATCACGTTCCCGTCCGTAGGAGATTGA
- a CDS encoding DUF6350 family protein, with the protein MPTDFKDSRDADTSPSGEVDAGAELAYEATDERPSLTTRTREALYRFRVGLQEGMPLPLVIQGSIEAIQVYVLGLIVVAIPLGVAAASGGWLSASAGDVAHATGQWWLMGHGVPLVRSDAAIGGEGTMWFLPLGFVLVPGWLAWRAGRRLARASWSDQLWQAMLGSLVVYGLLGMATTWWASTELVSAPWWGALLIPLVIHVIGLIGGAWREAGSFGRLIGFDAADWVVQHSQYQRWAGSYVWAVVRAGFVGFVTAVGLASAVFTVQLLVHWVDVVNNVMRLNPGVWGGSALMLLQLVFVPNMVVYTLAYLTGGGFALGSTTSVSAFGVFGTDMPPLPLLGMLPEGPHVWVVVIPVVAGIVAGWWFLREGENHLEEWLTLRFEQRWVGLTLSSLVLGLLVGAVSAAGFVAFAFLSSGTLGLGVFTWIGPHVWASAGLLVAEIGVGAVIGNVAAPLFERDPVLDA; encoded by the coding sequence ATGCCTACAGATTTTAAGGACTCGCGTGACGCTGATACGTCGCCTTCGGGTGAGGTTGATGCGGGCGCGGAGCTTGCTTATGAGGCGACTGATGAGCGTCCTTCGTTGACGACGCGCACCCGGGAGGCTCTGTATCGTTTCCGGGTTGGTTTGCAGGAGGGCATGCCGCTGCCGCTGGTGATTCAGGGCAGTATTGAGGCGATTCAGGTGTATGTCCTGGGGCTGATTGTTGTTGCGATTCCTTTGGGTGTTGCGGCGGCGTCTGGCGGCTGGTTGAGCGCGAGTGCGGGCGATGTTGCTCATGCGACTGGGCAGTGGTGGCTCATGGGGCATGGGGTTCCGTTGGTACGTTCGGATGCCGCTATTGGTGGTGAGGGGACGATGTGGTTCCTTCCGTTGGGGTTCGTGTTGGTGCCTGGATGGTTGGCGTGGCGTGCGGGCCGGCGGTTGGCGCGGGCGTCGTGGTCTGATCAGTTGTGGCAGGCGATGTTGGGTTCGCTGGTCGTGTATGGCTTGTTGGGTATGGCGACGACGTGGTGGGCTTCGACTGAGTTGGTTTCTGCGCCGTGGTGGGGTGCGTTGTTGATTCCGTTGGTGATCCACGTGATTGGTTTGATCGGGGGAGCGTGGCGTGAGGCGGGCTCGTTTGGCCGGTTGATTGGTTTTGATGCGGCGGATTGGGTTGTTCAGCATTCGCAGTATCAGCGGTGGGCTGGCTCGTATGTGTGGGCTGTTGTGCGTGCTGGTTTTGTGGGGTTTGTGACGGCTGTGGGGCTGGCGTCTGCGGTTTTCACGGTGCAGTTGTTGGTGCATTGGGTTGATGTGGTCAATAACGTGATGCGTTTGAATCCTGGTGTGTGGGGCGGTTCGGCGTTGATGTTGTTGCAGTTGGTGTTTGTTCCGAACATGGTCGTGTACACGCTGGCCTATCTGACTGGCGGCGGTTTTGCCTTGGGGTCCACCACATCGGTTTCTGCGTTTGGTGTGTTCGGGACTGATATGCCGCCGTTGCCGTTGTTGGGGATGCTCCCTGAGGGCCCGCATGTGTGGGTTGTTGTGATTCCGGTGGTGGCTGGGATTGTGGCCGGCTGGTGGTTTTTGCGTGAGGGCGAGAACCACTTGGAGGAGTGGTTGACGCTCCGTTTCGAGCAGCGCTGGGTTGGTTTGACGTTGTCCTCGCTGGTTTTGGGGCTTCTGGTGGGCGCGGTTTCGGCTGCTGGTTTTGTGGCGTTCGCGTTTTTGTCCTCTGGCACGTTGGGGCTGGGTGTTTTCACGTGGATTGGCCCGCATGTGTGGGCGTCTGCTGGTTTGCTGGTCGCGGAGATCGGCGTGGGTGCTGTGATCGGTAATGTTGCGGCGCCGTTGTTTGAGCGTGATCCTGTTTTGGATGCGTGA
- a CDS encoding gamma carbonic anhydrase family protein — MAHIIPLDNGTPDVEAAAFLAPTATVSGDVVMAEDSSAFYGVSVRGDSAPIRVGARTNLQDSVVVHADPEYPCTLGDDVTVGHAAVVHGCTVGNGTLVGMSATIMNGAVIGEQSLVAAGALVLEGMEVPPRSLVAGAPAKVRRELTDEEVAALSTSAETYVGLARRHAVALDN, encoded by the coding sequence ATGGCACATATCATTCCACTTGATAACGGAACCCCTGACGTCGAGGCCGCCGCGTTCCTGGCCCCTACCGCCACGGTTAGTGGCGATGTAGTGATGGCTGAGGATTCTTCGGCGTTCTACGGGGTATCGGTCCGCGGGGATTCCGCCCCGATCCGCGTTGGCGCCCGCACCAATCTTCAGGACAGCGTCGTGGTTCACGCTGACCCTGAGTACCCGTGCACCCTCGGTGACGATGTCACTGTCGGCCACGCCGCCGTGGTGCATGGCTGCACTGTGGGCAACGGGACGCTGGTTGGCATGTCCGCGACCATCATGAATGGCGCTGTGATCGGTGAGCAGTCGCTTGTCGCCGCTGGCGCGCTCGTTTTGGAGGGCATGGAGGTTCCGCCGCGGTCTCTGGTTGCAGGCGCGCCTGCGAAGGTCCGCCGTGAGCTGACCGATGAGGAAGTTGCGGCACTGTCAACTTCCGCCGAAACCTACGTCGGCTTGGCCCGCCGTCACGCAGTAGCGCTCGATAACTAG
- a CDS encoding HNH endonuclease family protein: MHGKSGASSTQSTTMQKILVVVVILFVLSMIGRCSAEDAEHSQTAAPSVEATPSPSEAAPSEPGPSQTTQPAAPTASPTPSESAHPSESAKPSKTAKPAKPAEPSKPTKPAKPSKPAKPSNNAAVVLETLQVKGRAPKTGYDRTGAFGRAWLDTDRNGCRTRDDILTRDLRNTTREGRCKVISGVLNDPYSGRTINFERGPRTSQAVQIDHVVALSDAWQKGAQNLSQRERVLLANDPLNLLAVSGPLNQQKSDHDAASWLPPNKAYRCPMVARQIAVKSRYGLWVSPPEKDAMKRVLKSCPNQTIPVGGFDPKDAPVLPDSWVRD, encoded by the coding sequence TTGTCGTGGTGATTCTCTTTGTGCTTTCCATGATCGGAAGGTGCTCGGCTGAAGACGCGGAACACTCGCAGACCGCCGCACCGTCAGTCGAAGCGACGCCGAGCCCTTCGGAGGCGGCACCTTCGGAGCCGGGGCCTTCGCAAACCACTCAGCCGGCCGCACCAACTGCATCGCCCACACCGAGCGAATCCGCTCACCCGTCAGAATCAGCCAAGCCAAGCAAAACGGCGAAGCCAGCTAAGCCGGCCGAGCCTTCCAAACCGACCAAACCAGCCAAGCCATCTAAACCGGCGAAGCCATCCAACAACGCAGCGGTGGTCCTCGAAACGCTCCAGGTCAAAGGCCGAGCACCCAAGACCGGCTACGACCGCACCGGCGCCTTCGGCCGCGCGTGGCTCGATACCGACCGCAACGGCTGCCGCACCCGCGACGACATCCTCACCCGAGACCTCCGCAACACAACACGTGAAGGCCGCTGCAAGGTCATATCGGGCGTTCTGAATGACCCGTATTCGGGCCGAACCATCAACTTTGAACGCGGTCCCCGCACCTCCCAGGCGGTTCAGATCGACCACGTCGTAGCGCTGTCTGATGCGTGGCAAAAGGGCGCGCAGAACCTGAGCCAACGCGAACGCGTCCTGCTCGCGAACGACCCGCTGAATCTGCTCGCGGTCTCCGGCCCGCTCAACCAGCAGAAATCCGATCACGATGCCGCTAGCTGGCTCCCACCTAACAAGGCGTACAGATGTCCGATGGTGGCCCGGCAGATCGCGGTCAAGTCTCGGTATGGCTTGTGGGTCAGCCCGCCTGAAAAGGACGCGATGAAACGCGTTCTCAAGAGCTGCCCGAACCAGACCATCCCGGTGGGCGGTTTCGACCCGAAGGACGCACCCGTGCTTCCGGATTCGTGGGTTCGCGACTGA
- a CDS encoding NADP-dependent isocitrate dehydrogenase, which translates to MAKIIYTHTDEAPMLATHSFLPMVEAFASQANVPMETRDISLAGRIIATFSHMLPENQRINDALAELGEMTQSPDANIVKLPNISASVPQLKAAVAELQAQGYDLPNFPDEPKTDEEREIRELYGKVMGSAVNPVLREGNSDRRAPQSVKSYAKKNPHSMGEWTKDSKTNVATMGKNDFASNEKSVVLEKDDELTIRFTPAGGEAKVLKPAFKVLEGEVVDGTFMSVKALDAFLKEQVARAKDEGILFSAHLKATMMKVSDPIIFGRVVRAYFADLFEKYGDKLAEAGLSPNNGLAAIISGLDSLDAETAEAVKAEIEKAYNEGPSIAMVDSSRGITNLHVPSDVIVDASMPAMIRTSGQMWNADDKTQDTLAIIPDSSYAGVYQTVIEDCRANGAFDPATMGTVPNVGLMAQKAEEYGSHDKTFQLEEDGTVEVVNSAGDVLISHEVEAGDIWRACQTKDLPIRNWVELAVERSRQSGMPAVFWLDENRAHDANLIEKVNTYLKDLDTDGLDIRILAPKEATQFSVDRIRKGEDTISVTGNVLRDYLTDLFPILELGTSAKMLSIVPLLAGGGLFETGAGGSAPKHVQQLVEENHLRWDSLGEFLALAESFEKFGRQTETPAAEVLGRALDAATGTFLDENKSPSRKVGELDNRGSHYFLVRYWAEELAQQTEDARLAQVFAPVAKALAEKEEQIISELNGAQGVAVDLGGYYRPDEKKVSEIMRPSATLNEIIDGLKA; encoded by the coding sequence ATGGCAAAGATCATCTATACACACACCGACGAAGCGCCGATGCTCGCCACGCACTCGTTCCTGCCGATGGTTGAGGCTTTTGCCTCCCAGGCGAACGTGCCGATGGAAACCCGCGATATTTCGCTGGCTGGCCGCATCATCGCAACGTTTTCTCACATGCTCCCAGAGAACCAGCGCATCAACGATGCCCTGGCTGAGCTGGGCGAGATGACCCAGAGCCCAGATGCGAACATCGTGAAGCTTCCGAACATTTCGGCTTCCGTACCGCAGTTGAAGGCAGCCGTTGCTGAGCTGCAGGCGCAGGGCTACGACCTGCCGAACTTCCCAGACGAGCCAAAGACTGACGAAGAGCGCGAGATCCGCGAGCTCTACGGCAAGGTCATGGGTTCCGCTGTGAACCCGGTCCTGCGTGAAGGTAACTCCGACCGCCGTGCACCGCAGTCCGTCAAGAGCTACGCGAAGAAGAACCCTCACTCGATGGGTGAGTGGACCAAGGACTCCAAGACCAACGTCGCGACGATGGGCAAGAACGACTTCGCGTCCAACGAGAAGTCCGTTGTGCTTGAGAAGGACGACGAGCTGACCATCCGCTTCACCCCTGCCGGCGGCGAAGCGAAGGTTCTCAAGCCCGCGTTCAAGGTTCTCGAAGGTGAGGTCGTTGACGGCACGTTCATGTCCGTCAAGGCACTCGACGCTTTCCTCAAGGAGCAGGTTGCGCGCGCTAAGGACGAGGGCATCCTCTTCTCCGCGCACCTCAAGGCGACCATGATGAAGGTCTCCGACCCGATCATCTTCGGCCGCGTTGTCCGCGCTTACTTCGCTGACCTGTTCGAGAAGTACGGCGACAAGCTCGCAGAAGCTGGCCTGTCCCCGAACAACGGCCTCGCAGCGATCATCTCCGGCCTCGACTCCCTCGACGCCGAAACCGCTGAAGCCGTCAAGGCAGAGATCGAGAAGGCCTACAACGAAGGCCCGTCGATCGCTATGGTTGATTCCTCCCGCGGAATCACCAACCTTCACGTCCCATCGGACGTCATCGTCGACGCATCCATGCCAGCGATGATCCGCACCTCCGGCCAGATGTGGAACGCTGACGACAAGACCCAGGACACCCTGGCGATCATCCCTGACTCCTCCTACGCTGGCGTCTACCAGACCGTGATTGAGGACTGCCGCGCGAACGGCGCGTTCGACCCAGCAACCATGGGTACCGTCCCGAACGTTGGCCTCATGGCTCAGAAAGCTGAAGAGTACGGCTCGCACGACAAGACCTTCCAGCTCGAGGAAGACGGCACGGTTGAGGTCGTCAACTCCGCAGGCGATGTTCTGATTTCCCACGAGGTTGAGGCCGGCGACATCTGGCGCGCATGCCAGACCAAGGACCTGCCGATCCGCAACTGGGTTGAGCTCGCAGTTGAGCGCTCCCGCCAGTCGGGTATGCCAGCTGTGTTCTGGCTCGATGAGAACCGCGCACACGACGCGAACCTCATCGAGAAGGTCAACACCTACCTCAAGGACCTCGACACCGACGGCCTGGACATCCGCATCCTTGCTCCGAAGGAAGCAACCCAGTTCTCGGTTGATCGCATCCGCAAGGGTGAGGACACCATCTCGGTGACCGGTAACGTCCTGCGTGACTACCTGACCGACCTGTTCCCGATCCTCGAGCTCGGCACCTCCGCGAAGATGCTCTCGATCGTTCCACTGCTTGCTGGTGGTGGATTGTTCGAGACCGGCGCTGGCGGTTCCGCACCGAAGCACGTTCAGCAGCTCGTTGAAGAGAACCACCTGCGTTGGGACTCCCTCGGTGAGTTCCTTGCTCTCGCTGAGTCCTTCGAGAAGTTCGGCCGCCAGACCGAGACCCCAGCAGCTGAGGTTCTTGGCCGCGCACTCGATGCAGCGACCGGTACGTTCCTCGACGAGAACAAGTCCCCATCCCGCAAGGTAGGCGAGCTCGACAACCGCGGCTCCCACTACTTCCTGGTTCGCTACTGGGCTGAAGAACTCGCACAGCAGACCGAGGATGCGCGCCTTGCACAGGTCTTCGCACCTGTTGCGAAGGCACTCGCAGAGAAGGAAGAGCAGATCATCTCCGAGCTCAACGGCGCACAGGGCGTAGCAGTTGACCTGGGTGGCTACTACCGCCCAGACGAGAAGAAGGTCTCCGAGATCATGCGTCCTTCCGCAACCCTCAACGAGATCATCGACGGCCTCAAGGCCTAA
- the purH gene encoding bifunctional phosphoribosylaminoimidazolecarboxamide formyltransferase/IMP cyclohydrolase, whose translation MTVQDSTPTTVPIKRALISVYDKTGLEDLARGLHEAGVAIVSTGSTAGRIADAGIPVTEVSEVTGFQECLEGRVKTLHPRVHAGILADRRKDDHVQQLKDMEIEPFDLVVVNLYPFVETVRSGADQDAVIEQIDIGGPSMVRAAAKNHPSVAVVVNPEFYGQVVEAARGEGFDLATRRRLASLAFAHTAAYDNAVAAWTAAQFGDPGAEEAPVFPPYAGLSLERAEVLRYGENPHQPAALYVDHAASPGIAQAEQLHGKAMSYNNYQDADAAVRAAYDFDEPAVAVIKHANPCGIAVATPGAEDPIADAHRKAHGTDPLSAFGGVIAANRPVTAGMARTVSEIFTEVVVAPGFEDEAVEILSKKKNIRLLALPKDFKQDTVSIRQISGGALLQTTDQLDAPGDDPKTWTLAAGEPADEKTLADLAFAWRALRSAKSNAILLANDGAAVGIGMGQVNRVDSCRLAVERANTLGVTVASDVNAAGGAEADANAQSEERARGAVAASDAFFPFADGPEVLINAGVRAIVQPGGSVRDQDTIDAANKAGVTMYFTGERHFFH comes from the coding sequence GTGACCGTTCAGGATTCCACGCCGACGACCGTTCCGATTAAGCGTGCACTGATCTCTGTTTATGACAAGACCGGTTTGGAGGACCTTGCTCGCGGCCTGCATGAGGCTGGCGTCGCGATTGTGTCTACCGGTTCTACTGCTGGCCGTATTGCTGATGCGGGTATCCCGGTGACTGAGGTGTCTGAGGTGACGGGCTTCCAGGAGTGCCTCGAAGGTCGTGTGAAGACTCTGCACCCGCGGGTTCACGCGGGTATTTTGGCTGATCGCCGCAAGGATGACCATGTTCAGCAGCTCAAGGACATGGAGATTGAGCCGTTTGATCTGGTGGTCGTGAACTTGTACCCGTTCGTTGAGACAGTGCGTTCGGGTGCCGACCAGGATGCGGTGATTGAGCAGATCGATATCGGTGGCCCGTCGATGGTTCGCGCGGCCGCTAAGAACCACCCTTCTGTTGCCGTGGTCGTGAACCCTGAATTCTATGGCCAGGTCGTTGAGGCAGCTCGCGGTGAGGGCTTCGATTTGGCGACCCGCCGTCGTCTGGCTTCGCTCGCTTTCGCCCACACTGCCGCCTACGACAACGCTGTTGCCGCGTGGACCGCGGCTCAGTTCGGTGACCCGGGCGCGGAAGAGGCTCCGGTGTTCCCTCCATACGCTGGCTTGTCGCTCGAGCGTGCTGAGGTTCTGCGTTACGGCGAGAACCCGCACCAGCCGGCAGCACTGTACGTGGATCACGCCGCGTCCCCGGGTATTGCTCAGGCTGAGCAGCTGCACGGTAAGGCGATGAGCTACAACAACTACCAGGACGCCGACGCCGCAGTGCGCGCGGCTTATGACTTCGATGAGCCAGCGGTTGCCGTGATCAAGCACGCTAACCCGTGCGGCATCGCCGTCGCGACCCCGGGTGCCGAGGACCCGATCGCTGACGCGCACCGCAAGGCTCACGGAACCGATCCGTTGTCGGCTTTCGGCGGCGTGATCGCGGCTAACCGCCCTGTTACGGCGGGTATGGCTCGCACGGTTTCGGAGATCTTCACCGAGGTTGTTGTGGCCCCGGGCTTCGAGGATGAGGCCGTAGAGATCCTCTCCAAGAAGAAGAACATCCGTCTGCTGGCCCTTCCGAAGGACTTCAAGCAAGACACGGTTTCGATCCGTCAGATTTCCGGTGGCGCCCTGCTCCAAACAACCGACCAGCTCGATGCACCAGGCGATGACCCGAAGACCTGGACGCTCGCGGCCGGCGAACCAGCTGACGAGAAGACGCTCGCCGACCTCGCTTTCGCGTGGCGTGCCCTGCGTTCCGCTAAGTCGAACGCGATCCTGCTCGCCAACGACGGCGCCGCCGTCGGCATCGGCATGGGCCAGGTCAACCGCGTCGATTCGTGCCGCCTCGCAGTAGAGCGCGCCAACACCCTCGGTGTCACGGTTGCATCCGACGTCAACGCGGCAGGCGGGGCGGAAGCCGACGCCAACGCACAGTCTGAGGAACGCGCACGCGGAGCCGTTGCCGCATCGGACGCTTTCTTCCCGTTCGCAGACGGCCCGGAGGTCCTCATCAACGCTGGCGTGCGCGCGATCGTCCAGCCGGGCGGTTCCGTACGCGACCAGGACACGATCGACGCCGCGAACAAGGCCGGCGTGACGATGTACTTCACGGGTGAACGCCACTTCTTCCACTAA